The following coding sequences lie in one Yoonia sp. G8-12 genomic window:
- a CDS encoding MarC family protein, with translation MTELPALIAAFTTLFIIIDPPGLAPVFIALTQGMSAQQRRAIGIRAFLVAAALMMVFLFLGEAVLGFIGISMDAFRIAGGILLFLTALDMLFQRRQARREDNAAEGQAEHHDDPSVFPLALPLIVGPGAITTVILLAGEAQSATDMGAIAAVIIVVLLIVLLAFLVAPAIERALGKTGLNIVTRLLGMLLAALAVQFVLDGLRGFGIGA, from the coding sequence ATGACCGAACTTCCTGCCCTCATCGCAGCCTTCACAACGCTGTTCATCATCATCGACCCGCCCGGTCTTGCGCCAGTGTTTATTGCGCTGACCCAAGGCATGAGCGCGCAGCAACGCCGCGCCATCGGCATCCGTGCCTTCCTTGTGGCGGCCGCGTTGATGATGGTTTTCCTGTTTCTGGGCGAAGCTGTCCTCGGCTTTATCGGGATTTCGATGGATGCCTTCCGTATCGCAGGCGGTATCCTGCTCTTTCTCACCGCCCTTGATATGCTCTTTCAGCGCCGTCAGGCACGACGCGAAGACAATGCCGCCGAAGGTCAGGCCGAACATCACGATGACCCTTCGGTCTTTCCGCTGGCGCTGCCGCTCATCGTGGGCCCCGGTGCGATCACAACTGTGATCCTGCTTGCAGGTGAGGCGCAGAGTGCCACCGACATGGGCGCGATTGCCGCCGTGATCATCGTCGTGCTGCTGATCGTTCTGCTGGCCTTTCTTGTCGCGCCAGCGATTGAGCGGGCCTTGGGCAAGACCGGTCTGAACATCGTTACCCGCCTTCTGGGCATGTTGCTGGCCGCTTTGGCGGTGCAATTCGTGCTTGATGGTCTGCGGGGTTTTGGGATCGGCGCGTAG
- a CDS encoding retropepsin-like aspartic protease family protein, whose protein sequence is MSTDQIMQLTYLVLLGAAIGGSAIVAGRSNMGKMAQQAAIWALIFVGVIGAYGLWEDITNDVNPRQAILSDGAIAVPRSNDGHYHLTLDVNGTAVDFVIDTGASQVVLSQRDAARIGINADALNFSGMASTANGVVRTAPVVLDQVTLGGITDRNVPAVVNGGAMDNSLLGMTYLGLYNRIEISNGELVLNR, encoded by the coding sequence ATGAGCACCGATCAAATCATGCAACTGACCTATCTTGTCCTGCTGGGGGCCGCTATCGGCGGCTCTGCCATCGTGGCGGGACGCAGCAATATGGGCAAGATGGCGCAACAGGCCGCAATCTGGGCGCTGATTTTCGTGGGCGTCATCGGCGCTTACGGGTTGTGGGAGGACATCACAAACGATGTGAACCCCCGCCAAGCGATCCTGAGCGACGGTGCCATCGCCGTGCCACGCAGCAATGACGGGCACTATCATCTGACGCTTGATGTGAACGGCACCGCGGTTGATTTCGTCATCGACACGGGCGCCAGCCAAGTCGTGCTCTCCCAACGTGATGCTGCACGGATCGGGATTAACGCGGACGCGCTGAATTTTTCCGGTATGGCCAGCACCGCCAACGGCGTGGTGCGCACGGCCCCTGTTGTGCTAGATCAGGTCACATTGGGCGGCATCACCGACCGCAATGTGCCAGCCGTGGTCAACGGTGGCGCAATGGACAATTCGCTACTGGGGATGACCTATCTGGGCCTATATAACAGGATCGAGATTTCCAACGGAGAACTGGTGTTGAACCGATGA
- a CDS encoding DNA polymerase III subunit chi, translating into MGAAFFYHLTDSPLEATLPMLIGKARGAGWRVLVRGNDATLLKRLDEVLWQGPEDGFMPHGLAGGPHDGDQPVLLGDVPSDGFACVMSVGGAAVSAEEVTAAERTCILFDGHDGAALDVARGQWKSLTDAGCAAQYWAQEAGRWTKKAEK; encoded by the coding sequence ATGGGCGCTGCGTTTTTCTACCACCTGACTGACAGCCCGCTTGAGGCGACCTTGCCGATGTTGATCGGCAAGGCGCGCGGTGCGGGCTGGCGGGTGCTGGTGCGCGGAAATGATGCGACCCTGTTGAAACGCTTGGACGAGGTGTTGTGGCAAGGCCCCGAGGACGGGTTTATGCCCCATGGTCTGGCCGGTGGGCCGCATGACGGGGATCAGCCTGTGTTGCTGGGTGACGTGCCCAGCGACGGCTTTGCCTGCGTGATGAGCGTGGGCGGCGCAGCGGTGAGTGCTGAAGAAGTCACTGCTGCTGAGCGGACCTGTATATTGTTCGACGGACATGACGGTGCCGCACTTGATGTGGCGCGGGGCCAGTGGAAATCCCTGACCGATGCGGGCTGTGCCGCGCAATATTGGGCGCAAGAGGCCGGACGCTGGACCAAGAAAGCCGAGAAGTAG
- a CDS encoding leucyl aminopeptidase: MTTPAEIQFKDVDLNAVGDAVGKVVVFVDEDGKLDAGARKVNTLTRKSLARFVDSAAFEKMTTGDVAPLGYPAGMAAVAVVVAKLGRKPSRADARKTGAQLAKIQNGDDLLVIAGTITRADEIALGLALRGYTFETHKTAPANKAGTVTFMVSKPEEVAKAAAPMAAVAEGVFFTRDLTNEPANVLTTDDFAARLAAMQELGLEVEILEEDDLAKLGMRTLLSVGQGSDSPTKVVVMSWNGGGKEAPFAFVGKGVVFDTGGISLKQPGGMEDMTMDMGGAGVVAGVMRTLALRKAKANVVGLVGLVENMPSGNATRPGDVVKSMKGDTIEIINTDAEGRLVLADVLWYAQERFKPVGMINLATLTGAILVALGHENAGMFSNSDDLSAAFQKAAAAEGEGVWRMPLGAGYDAELKSRIADMKNVGGRMGGAVIAAQFLQRFVKPDVPWAHLDIAGTASVKKETALAPAGATGWGVMALNRLIADNYEKG, translated from the coding sequence ATGACCACACCTGCCGAAATCCAATTCAAAGACGTAGATCTGAATGCTGTTGGCGATGCGGTGGGAAAGGTCGTTGTTTTTGTCGATGAAGACGGCAAGCTGGATGCGGGCGCGCGCAAGGTGAACACCCTGACCCGCAAATCGCTGGCGCGGTTTGTCGACAGTGCAGCCTTTGAAAAGATGACAACGGGCGATGTGGCCCCGCTTGGGTATCCTGCGGGCATGGCGGCTGTGGCGGTCGTGGTCGCAAAACTGGGCCGCAAACCTAGCCGCGCAGACGCGCGCAAAACAGGCGCGCAATTGGCCAAGATCCAGAATGGCGATGATCTGTTGGTCATTGCCGGTACGATCACGCGGGCAGATGAAATTGCACTGGGGTTGGCGCTGCGCGGTTATACGTTTGAAACCCATAAAACCGCCCCTGCCAACAAGGCGGGCACGGTGACATTCATGGTGTCGAAACCCGAGGAAGTGGCCAAGGCCGCAGCCCCGATGGCCGCTGTCGCCGAAGGCGTGTTTTTCACCCGTGATCTGACGAATGAACCTGCCAATGTGCTGACCACCGATGATTTTGCCGCACGGCTGGCTGCGATGCAGGAACTGGGGCTCGAGGTGGAAATCCTTGAAGAGGATGATCTGGCCAAGCTGGGGATGCGTACGCTGTTGAGTGTGGGCCAAGGGTCCGACAGCCCCACCAAAGTGGTGGTGATGTCGTGGAATGGTGGCGGCAAGGAAGCGCCTTTTGCGTTTGTGGGCAAAGGCGTGGTCTTTGATACCGGCGGCATCAGCCTCAAACAGCCCGGCGGGATGGAAGACATGACCATGGACATGGGCGGTGCCGGTGTTGTTGCGGGGGTGATGCGCACATTGGCGCTGCGCAAGGCCAAGGCCAACGTCGTGGGCCTTGTGGGGTTGGTGGAAAACATGCCGTCCGGCAATGCCACCCGCCCCGGTGATGTGGTCAAATCCATGAAGGGCGACACGATCGAGATCATCAACACCGACGCCGAGGGGCGTTTGGTGCTGGCCGATGTGCTCTGGTACGCGCAAGAGCGGTTCAAGCCAGTGGGCATGATCAATCTGGCCACGTTGACGGGCGCGATTTTGGTGGCATTGGGCCATGAAAATGCTGGGATGTTCTCCAACTCTGACGATCTGAGTGCGGCGTTTCAGAAAGCCGCTGCGGCAGAGGGAGAAGGCGTGTGGCGGATGCCTTTGGGTGCGGGCTATGACGCAGAACTGAAATCGCGCATTGCCGATATGAAGAACGTGGGCGGGCGTATGGGCGGTGCGGTGATTGCCGCGCAATTCCTGCAGCGGTTTGTGAAACCCGACGTGCCTTGGGCGCATCTGGATATCGCGGGTACGGCCAGCGTGAAGAAAGAAACAGCGCTGGCACCGGCTGGGGCCACGGGCTGGGGTGTGATGGCGCTGAACCGGTTGATTGCTGACAATTACGAGAAGGGCTGA
- the lptF gene encoding LPS export ABC transporter permease LptF — translation MLSQLMVLFGFFSLVLVLIYWINRAVSLFDQLIADGQSAAVFLEFTALSLPSVMRLALPLAAFAAAVYVTNRMSTESELTVVQATGYSPVRLARPVLYFGLIVALMMSILLHFLIPLSTARLAEREVEISQNISSRFLTEGRFLEPVNGVTFYIREITPSGELRDVFLSDNRNPDEQVTYTAAKAFLVREGATTQLVMIDGMVQTLLTQDQRLFRTSFDDFAFSVSNLMTEPRTRGRRENVVPTWELLNPTQALQDETRRTAAYLLASANDRFSQSILGAVAALLGYAALMVGSYSRFGVWKQIIGAIFLIIVVKAVETAGLRVARSDTQLWFVAYLQCVVGFVMVWCLLYWAGHPYLFKRRIPEAPTP, via the coding sequence GTGTTGTCGCAACTCATGGTGCTGTTTGGCTTTTTCAGCCTCGTGCTGGTGTTGATCTATTGGATCAACCGGGCGGTTTCGCTGTTTGACCAATTGATCGCCGACGGACAATCAGCGGCAGTTTTCCTTGAGTTCACTGCGCTTTCATTGCCCTCGGTAATGCGATTGGCCCTGCCCTTGGCGGCCTTTGCGGCAGCCGTCTATGTGACCAACCGCATGTCAACCGAATCCGAGCTGACCGTGGTGCAGGCCACCGGATACTCGCCCGTGCGCCTTGCGCGGCCGGTTTTGTATTTCGGGCTGATCGTGGCGCTGATGATGTCGATCCTTTTGCATTTCCTGATCCCTCTCAGCACAGCGCGTCTGGCCGAACGCGAGGTCGAGATCTCGCAGAATATCTCTTCGCGGTTTCTGACCGAGGGGCGCTTTTTGGAACCGGTCAACGGGGTCACGTTCTATATCCGTGAAATCACGCCATCTGGCGAGTTGCGCGATGTGTTTTTATCAGACAATCGCAACCCCGATGAACAGGTGACATATACCGCGGCCAAGGCCTTTCTGGTCAGGGAAGGCGCCACCACCCAGTTGGTCATGATCGACGGCATGGTCCAGACGCTTTTGACGCAGGATCAACGCCTGTTCAGGACGTCATTCGACGACTTTGCCTTTAGTGTCAGCAATCTGATGACCGAACCCAGAACACGGGGCCGGCGTGAAAACGTTGTGCCCACGTGGGAATTGCTCAATCCGACGCAAGCCCTGCAGGATGAAACCAGACGCACCGCCGCATATTTGCTGGCAAGCGCAAATGACCGGTTCAGCCAGTCCATTCTGGGCGCTGTGGCCGCGCTCTTGGGGTATGCGGCGCTGATGGTCGGCAGCTATAGCCGTTTTGGGGTCTGGAAACAGATCATTGGTGCCATTTTCCTGATCATCGTGGTCAAGGCCGTTGAAACGGCAGGTCTGCGCGTCGCGCGCAGTGACACTCAGCTTTGGTTTGTCGCCTATCTTCAATGCGTCGTGGGTTTTGTGATGGTCTGGTGTCTGCTCTACTGGGCAGGTCATCCGTATCTGTTCAAGCGCCGGATCCCGGAGGCCCCTACGCCATGA
- the lptG gene encoding LPS export ABC transporter permease LptG: MTLHFYFARRFLFTLLGVGAVFFMIMLFTELLEQLRRFASADATFTDLLILSLLNIPQAIYGIMPLIMILATIALFLSLARSSEMVVTRAAGRSALKALRAPLAVAMMVGVLAVAILNPIVAGTSKEYEARSDALRGTSSVLSIGSSGLWLRQGDETGQTVIRAQSANLDGTLLSDVTFLTFAPDGTPNQRINAQTAELVAGAWILRDAKSWALAEQTTPEATARLQSELRLPSTLTPDQIRDSFGTPSSIPIWELPTFIERLQTAGFSAQRHLVWFHKELAQPLFLVSMVLIGASFTLRHQRGGRTGLMVMFAILLAFVIYFIRNFAQVLGENGQLPVLLAAWAPPFVAIGISMGFLLHNEDG, translated from the coding sequence ATGACCCTGCATTTTTACTTTGCACGCCGCTTCTTGTTCACACTGCTCGGTGTGGGTGCTGTCTTTTTCATGATCATGCTCTTTACAGAGCTGCTCGAACAATTGCGCCGTTTTGCCAGCGCGGACGCGACATTCACCGATCTGCTGATCCTCAGCCTGCTGAACATCCCCCAAGCGATTTATGGCATTATGCCATTGATCATGATCCTTGCCACCATTGCGCTTTTCCTTAGCCTTGCGCGATCCTCTGAAATGGTCGTGACACGCGCCGCCGGACGCTCGGCGCTGAAAGCCCTGCGCGCGCCTTTGGCGGTGGCGATGATGGTCGGTGTGCTGGCGGTGGCAATCCTGAACCCGATCGTGGCGGGCACCTCGAAAGAGTATGAGGCCCGCAGTGATGCATTGCGCGGCACAAGCTCTGTTCTGTCTATCGGTTCTTCGGGTTTGTGGTTGCGTCAGGGTGACGAGACAGGACAAACCGTGATCCGCGCCCAAAGCGCCAATCTGGACGGGACCCTTCTGAGCGATGTGACATTCCTGACTTTTGCCCCTGATGGCACCCCGAACCAACGGATCAATGCGCAAACAGCAGAGCTGGTGGCGGGTGCATGGATTTTGCGCGACGCCAAGTCATGGGCCCTGGCCGAACAGACAACACCCGAAGCGACTGCGCGGCTTCAATCCGAACTTCGGTTGCCATCAACGCTGACCCCCGATCAGATCCGAGACAGCTTTGGCACCCCCTCTTCAATCCCGATCTGGGAATTGCCCACGTTCATTGAGCGTCTGCAAACCGCCGGTTTTTCCGCACAGCGCCATCTGGTGTGGTTTCACAAAGAACTGGCCCAACCGCTCTTTCTTGTCTCAATGGTTCTGATCGGGGCCAGCTTTACGCTGCGCCATCAACGTGGGGGGCGGACTGGCCTTATGGTGATGTTTGCGATCCTGCTGGCCTTCGTGATCTATTTCATCCGCAACTTTGCGCAGGTGCTTGGCGAAAACGGGCAATTACCGGTTCTGTTGGCCGCATGGGCACCACCCTTTGTGGCGATCGGGATTTCGATGGGTTTCCTTTTGCACAATGAGGACGGCTGA